One window of Centropristis striata isolate RG_2023a ecotype Rhode Island chromosome 23, C.striata_1.0, whole genome shotgun sequence genomic DNA carries:
- the trdmt1 gene encoding tRNA (cytosine(38)-C(5))-methyltransferase isoform X2 translates to MILMSPPCQPFTRIGLQGDVSDPRTRSFLYILDLLPRLSKLPRYILLENVKGFEVSSARERLVKTLKECGYAFREIMVSPTSVGIPNSRLRYFLVAKISTENNCTNSLKVFDAFPQATQSDSPEQPEDSSRPDSSSCHPEDETQVERVLYKLERTADAQRKESQNNDLSFRQIQDFLEPESEVNMQHYVLPAKTLLRYSLLLDIVRPTCRRSVCFTKGYGRYVEGTGSVLQSCMETEMESVFGGLDQCSEDEKLQRLLKLKLRYFTPREIANLMGFPQNFSFPEQITTKQQYKVLGNSLNVVVVAKLLQLLVS, encoded by the exons ATGATATTGATGAGTCCCCCTTGCCAGCCTTTCACCAG GATCGGACTTCAAGGGGACGTCTCTGATCCCAGAACCAGGAGCTTCCTCTACATCCTGGATCTTCTGCCAAG GTTGTCCAAGCTGCCTCGATACATCCTGCTGGAGAATGTGAAAGGCTTTGAGGTCTCGTCTGCCAG GGAACGTTTGGTGAAAACACTTAAAGAATGTGGATACGCTTTCAGGGAGATCATGGTCTCACCCACAAGT GTCGGGATCCCAAATTCAAGACTGCGTTATTTTCTGGTTGCTAAGATTTCAACAGAAAACAATTGCACCAACAGTTTAAAG gTGTTTGATGCCTTCCCACAAGCTACTCAGAGTGATTCTCCGGAGCAGCCAGAAGACTCAAGTCGTCCTGACTCGAGTTCCTGCCATCCAGAAGATGAAACTCAGGTGGAGCGAGTCCTTTATAAACTAGAGAGGACCGCTGACGCCCAGAGGAAGGAGAGCCAGAACAACGATCTCTCCTTCAGGCAGATCCAGGACTTCCTGGAACCAGAGAGTGAAGTCAACATGCAGCACTACGTTCTCCCTGCTAAGACTCTGCTGAGATACTCTCTGCTGCTGGACATTGTTCGGCCCACATGCAGGAGGTCCGTCTGCTTCACCAAAGG TTATGGGCGCTATGTGGAGGGGACTGGCTCCGTGTTGCAGAGCTGCATGGAAACAGAG ATGGAGAGTGTGTTTGGAGGTTTGGACCAGTGCTCTGAAGATGAGAAACTCCAGCGGCTGTTGAAACTGAAGCTTCGCTATTTTACCCCCAGAGAAATCGCAAACCTCATGGGCTTCCCTCAAAACTTCT CTTTTCCGGAGCAGATCACTACCAAGCAGCAGTACAAAGTTCTTGGAAACAGTCTTAATGTTGTGGTGGTAGCCAAACTCTTACAGCTGCTAGTCTCCTag
- the trdmt1 gene encoding tRNA (cytosine(38)-C(5))-methyltransferase isoform X1 produces the protein MMETLRVLELYSGIGGMHYALKESGIPAQVVAAIDINTTANHIYTQNFPDTEQWNKTIEGITLDDFNKLSFDMILMSPPCQPFTRIGLQGDVSDPRTRSFLYILDLLPRLSKLPRYILLENVKGFEVSSARERLVKTLKECGYAFREIMVSPTSVGIPNSRLRYFLVAKISTENNCTNSLKVFDAFPQATQSDSPEQPEDSSRPDSSSCHPEDETQVERVLYKLERTADAQRKESQNNDLSFRQIQDFLEPESEVNMQHYVLPAKTLLRYSLLLDIVRPTCRRSVCFTKGYGRYVEGTGSVLQSCMETEMESVFGGLDQCSEDEKLQRLLKLKLRYFTPREIANLMGFPQNFSFPEQITTKQQYKVLGNSLNVVVVAKLLQLLVS, from the exons ATGATGGAGACTCTCCGGGTGCTGGAGTTATACAGTGGGATAGGAGGGATGCATTATGCTTTAAAGG AGAGTGGGATACCTGCCCAGGTAGTTGCTGCCATCGACATCAACACCACAGCCAACCACATCTACACACAGAACTTTCCTGACACAGAACAGTGGAACAAGACCATCGAG GGCATTACACTCGATGACTTCAATAAATTATCTTTTGACATGATATTGATGAGTCCCCCTTGCCAGCCTTTCACCAG GATCGGACTTCAAGGGGACGTCTCTGATCCCAGAACCAGGAGCTTCCTCTACATCCTGGATCTTCTGCCAAG GTTGTCCAAGCTGCCTCGATACATCCTGCTGGAGAATGTGAAAGGCTTTGAGGTCTCGTCTGCCAG GGAACGTTTGGTGAAAACACTTAAAGAATGTGGATACGCTTTCAGGGAGATCATGGTCTCACCCACAAGT GTCGGGATCCCAAATTCAAGACTGCGTTATTTTCTGGTTGCTAAGATTTCAACAGAAAACAATTGCACCAACAGTTTAAAG gTGTTTGATGCCTTCCCACAAGCTACTCAGAGTGATTCTCCGGAGCAGCCAGAAGACTCAAGTCGTCCTGACTCGAGTTCCTGCCATCCAGAAGATGAAACTCAGGTGGAGCGAGTCCTTTATAAACTAGAGAGGACCGCTGACGCCCAGAGGAAGGAGAGCCAGAACAACGATCTCTCCTTCAGGCAGATCCAGGACTTCCTGGAACCAGAGAGTGAAGTCAACATGCAGCACTACGTTCTCCCTGCTAAGACTCTGCTGAGATACTCTCTGCTGCTGGACATTGTTCGGCCCACATGCAGGAGGTCCGTCTGCTTCACCAAAGG TTATGGGCGCTATGTGGAGGGGACTGGCTCCGTGTTGCAGAGCTGCATGGAAACAGAG ATGGAGAGTGTGTTTGGAGGTTTGGACCAGTGCTCTGAAGATGAGAAACTCCAGCGGCTGTTGAAACTGAAGCTTCGCTATTTTACCCCCAGAGAAATCGCAAACCTCATGGGCTTCCCTCAAAACTTCT CTTTTCCGGAGCAGATCACTACCAAGCAGCAGTACAAAGTTCTTGGAAACAGTCTTAATGTTGTGGTGGTAGCCAAACTCTTACAGCTGCTAGTCTCCTag